A window of the Synechococcus sp. M16.1 genome harbors these coding sequences:
- the cysS gene encoding cysteine--tRNA ligase yields the protein MSLRLTNTLTRRTEPFTPLTPGKASIYCCGVTVYDLCHLGHARSYINWDVLRRYLIWRGLEVTFVQNFTDIDDKILKRAGEENSSMTEVSERNIASFHQDMDALGILRPDRMPRATQCLDGIRALIGELEAKGAAYSAEGDVYFAVMKHAGYGKLSGRDLSEQQDNAAGRVADAEEARKQHPFDFALWKGAKPGEPSFPSPWGEGRPGWHIECSAMVRAELGDTIDIHLGGADLVFPHHENEIAQSEAATGQDLARVWMHNGMVNVGGQKMSKSLGNFTTIRALLESGVSAMTLRLFVLQAHYRKPLDFTAEALEAAATGWKGLNAALSLGDRHGESLGWSTAAPLTEGAITADGGPADTALVELEQRFISAMDDDLNSSGGLAVLFDLAKPLRALANRLERGEDATLPEPELKGLEGRWQLLRHLAAVLGLRSEAEAATSLDDGAIDAAIAARKAAKAAKDYAEADRIRDELAAQGVELIDKPGGVTEWIRA from the coding sequence GTGTCCCTGCGGCTCACCAACACCCTCACCCGCCGCACCGAGCCGTTCACACCCCTAACCCCGGGGAAGGCGAGCATCTATTGCTGCGGCGTGACGGTCTACGACCTCTGCCACCTGGGCCATGCCCGCAGCTACATCAACTGGGATGTGCTGCGCCGCTATCTGATCTGGCGCGGCCTCGAGGTGACCTTCGTTCAGAACTTCACCGACATCGACGACAAGATCCTCAAACGGGCCGGCGAGGAGAACTCCTCGATGACGGAGGTGAGCGAGCGAAACATTGCCTCGTTCCACCAGGACATGGACGCCCTGGGGATCTTGCGGCCCGACCGGATGCCCCGCGCCACCCAGTGCCTGGATGGCATCCGCGCACTGATCGGCGAACTGGAAGCCAAGGGTGCGGCCTACAGCGCTGAAGGGGATGTGTATTTCGCGGTGATGAAGCATGCCGGTTACGGCAAGCTCAGCGGCCGCGACCTGAGCGAACAACAGGACAATGCCGCCGGGCGGGTGGCCGATGCCGAAGAGGCCCGCAAGCAGCACCCCTTCGATTTCGCGCTCTGGAAAGGGGCCAAACCCGGAGAGCCCAGCTTCCCCTCCCCCTGGGGTGAGGGACGCCCCGGCTGGCACATCGAATGTTCAGCCATGGTGCGGGCGGAACTCGGCGACACGATCGACATCCACCTGGGTGGTGCCGACCTGGTGTTCCCGCACCACGAAAACGAGATCGCCCAATCCGAAGCCGCCACCGGTCAAGACCTGGCCCGGGTGTGGATGCACAACGGCATGGTCAATGTGGGCGGCCAGAAGATGAGCAAGTCGCTCGGCAACTTCACCACCATCCGTGCGCTGCTGGAGAGCGGGGTCTCGGCGATGACCCTGCGCCTGTTTGTGCTGCAGGCCCACTACCGCAAACCGCTTGATTTCACCGCCGAGGCCCTTGAGGCCGCAGCCACCGGCTGGAAGGGTCTGAATGCAGCCCTAAGCCTTGGCGATCGTCACGGCGAGAGCCTCGGCTGGAGCACGGCCGCACCGCTCACAGAGGGCGCCATCACGGCCGATGGAGGTCCAGCCGACACCGCTCTGGTGGAGCTCGAACAACGCTTCATCAGCGCCATGGACGATGACCTGAACAGCTCGGGCGGACTGGCCGTGCTGTTCGATCTTGCCAAGCCCCTGCGGGCCCTCGCCAACCGGCTGGAACGGGGGGAAGACGCCACCCTGCCTGAGCCGGAGTTGAAGGGTCTGGAGGGGCGTTGGCAGCTGCTTCGACACCTGGCGGCAGTGCTGGGACTGCGCTCGGAAGCGGAAGCCGCCACCAGCCTCGACGACGGCGCGATTGATGCGGCCATCGCAGCCCGCAAGGCAGCGAAAGCAGCGAAGGATTACGCGGAAGCCGACCGGATCCGGGATGAGCTCGCCGCCCAAGGGGTGGAGCTGATCGACAAACCCGGCGGGGTGACGGAGTGGATCCGCGCCTGA
- a CDS encoding sodium-dependent transporter — protein MAKEQWRSGLGFVLAAAGSAVGLGNLWGFAYRASQGGGGAFLLLYVVIVLLVCLPVLVAEMVLGRSTGQSPLLAPVAAAGRRWQPMGWLFVLAASGILAFYAVLMGWTGATLVQTLTQGLPADIASAEAFFAGLSGGRSALIGQLLSLVATAAVVAAGVRGGIERLSRWGLPLLFVLLIGLAVWAAGLDGASEGYRTFLLRWDNSQLQDPTTIRNAFTQAFFSIGTGIGCILAYSAYLSRRAHLPREAVAVVGMDTAVGLLAGMVTFPVVMSFGLQDVISGSTLGTIFIALPTGLGSLGATGQLVAVLFFALALIAAITSAVSLLEVPVACLIDRLGWSRSRAVWVSAALIFVAGLPAATSMEVLGWMDSVFGGLLLILGGLLLALLLGWVLPARFQEELSHSGSPIWLQRFLLVMLRWISPPVIAVGLVISVVDLIPS, from the coding sequence ATGGCGAAGGAACAGTGGCGATCGGGCCTGGGGTTTGTCCTGGCGGCTGCAGGCAGTGCCGTGGGTCTGGGCAATCTCTGGGGCTTTGCCTACCGCGCCTCCCAGGGAGGTGGCGGCGCCTTCCTGCTGCTCTACGTGGTGATTGTGCTGTTGGTCTGCCTGCCGGTGCTGGTGGCCGAAATGGTGCTGGGGCGCAGCACCGGCCAAAGCCCCCTGCTCGCGCCAGTGGCGGCCGCCGGTCGCCGTTGGCAGCCGATGGGTTGGCTGTTCGTGCTGGCGGCCAGTGGAATCCTGGCCTTCTATGCCGTGTTGATGGGTTGGACCGGGGCCACCCTGGTGCAGACCCTCACCCAGGGGCTCCCAGCGGATATCGCTTCAGCGGAAGCCTTTTTTGCCGGTCTCAGTGGCGGCCGCTCCGCCTTGATCGGCCAGCTGCTCAGCCTGGTGGCAACTGCTGCTGTGGTTGCGGCCGGCGTGCGCGGAGGCATTGAGCGGTTGTCCCGCTGGGGGCTGCCGCTCTTGTTTGTGCTGCTGATTGGCCTTGCGGTTTGGGCCGCTGGTCTTGATGGGGCCTCGGAGGGCTATCGCACCTTCCTGCTCCGCTGGGACAACAGCCAGCTGCAGGACCCCACCACGATTCGTAATGCCTTCACCCAGGCCTTCTTCTCGATTGGCACGGGTATCGGCTGCATCCTGGCCTATTCGGCCTACCTGAGCCGGCGCGCCCACCTGCCGCGGGAAGCCGTGGCGGTGGTGGGGATGGACACCGCTGTGGGCTTGCTGGCCGGCATGGTTACCTTCCCCGTGGTGATGAGCTTTGGCCTCCAGGATGTGATCAGTGGCTCAACCCTGGGCACGATCTTCATCGCGCTGCCTACGGGCCTGGGCTCGCTGGGCGCCACAGGTCAGCTGGTGGCGGTGCTCTTTTTTGCACTGGCCCTAATCGCAGCGATCACCTCAGCGGTGTCGCTGTTGGAGGTGCCGGTGGCCTGTTTGATCGATCGCCTGGGGTGGAGCCGCTCCCGGGCCGTCTGGGTGTCCGCGGCATTGATCTTCGTGGCCGGTCTTCCCGCGGCCACCTCCATGGAGGTTCTCGGCTGGATGGATTCCGTGTTTGGGGGCCTGCTGCTGATTCTGGGGGGCTTGCTCCTGGCCCTGTTGCTGGGTTGGGTGCTCCCCGCCCGTTTTCAGGAGGAGCTCAGCCATTCGGGGAGTCCGATCTGGCTGCAGCGTTTTCTGCTGGTGATGCTGCGCTGGATTTCGCCGCCGGTGATCGCCGTTGGTCTGGTGATCAGCGTGGTTGATCTGATCCCCAGCTGA
- a CDS encoding 1-deoxy-D-xylulose-5-phosphate reductoisomerase, whose protein sequence is MKAISVLGSTGSIGTQTLQIAEEFPEQFRVVALTAGRNLKLLVDQVQRHRPEVVALADADLLPELQERLQDAGVTGADAPQLVGGADGLNVAAAWDSADLVVTGIVGCAGLLPTLAAIRAGKDLALANKETLIAAGPVVLPELKKSGSRLLPADSEHSAIFQCLQGTPWAENARLSTGVPTPGLRRIQLTASGGAFRDWTAADLEKATVADATSHPNWSMGRKITVDSASLMNKGLEVIEAHYLFGLDYDHIEIVIHPQSIIHSMIELADSSVLAQLGWPDMKLPILYCLSWPSRLETPWRRLDLTEVGQLSFRAPDPAKYPCMELAYAAGRAGGTMPAVMNAANEEAVAQFLEEKIHFLDIPTVIEAACERHKPDLMAQPQLDDVLRVDQWARTAVREQVNRGVTRLPMGALAA, encoded by the coding sequence ATGAAAGCCATCAGCGTGCTGGGATCCACCGGTTCGATCGGCACCCAGACCCTCCAGATCGCCGAGGAGTTTCCGGAGCAGTTCCGCGTTGTGGCCCTGACGGCCGGCCGCAACCTGAAGCTTTTGGTTGACCAAGTTCAGAGGCATCGCCCTGAGGTGGTGGCCCTGGCCGATGCCGATCTCCTGCCCGAACTGCAGGAGCGTCTGCAGGATGCCGGCGTCACAGGCGCTGATGCACCCCAGTTAGTTGGAGGTGCTGACGGTCTCAACGTTGCTGCCGCCTGGGACAGCGCCGACCTTGTGGTGACGGGCATTGTTGGTTGCGCCGGTCTGTTGCCGACCCTGGCGGCGATCCGCGCCGGCAAAGACCTGGCTTTAGCGAACAAGGAAACGCTGATTGCAGCCGGCCCCGTGGTGCTGCCGGAGCTGAAGAAGAGCGGCAGCCGTCTGCTGCCGGCGGATTCGGAGCACTCGGCAATTTTCCAGTGCCTGCAGGGAACCCCCTGGGCTGAAAACGCACGCCTCTCCACCGGCGTGCCCACACCGGGGCTGCGCCGGATTCAGCTCACAGCCTCCGGCGGCGCCTTCCGCGACTGGACGGCCGCCGACCTTGAAAAGGCCACCGTTGCTGATGCCACCAGTCATCCCAACTGGAGCATGGGCCGCAAGATCACCGTGGATTCCGCCTCCTTGATGAACAAGGGGCTGGAGGTGATCGAAGCCCACTACCTGTTCGGCCTGGATTACGACCACATCGAGATCGTGATCCATCCCCAGAGCATCATCCATTCGATGATCGAGCTGGCGGATTCCTCCGTGCTGGCCCAACTGGGCTGGCCCGATATGAAGCTGCCGATCCTCTACTGCCTCAGCTGGCCTTCACGCCTCGAGACGCCATGGCGGCGACTGGATCTCACGGAAGTGGGTCAGCTCAGCTTCCGGGCCCCCGATCCCGCCAAGTACCCCTGCATGGAGCTGGCCTACGCCGCTGGACGCGCCGGCGGCACCATGCCTGCGGTGATGAATGCTGCCAACGAGGAAGCCGTGGCGCAGTTCCTCGAAGAGAAGATTCACTTCCTCGATATCCCCACAGTGATCGAGGCCGCCTGCGAGCGTCATAAACCCGATCTGATGGCCCAACCCCAGTTGGACGACGTGCTGCGGGTGGATCAGTGGGCGCGAACCGCCGTGCGAGAACAGGTGAACCGCGGTGTGACCCGTTTGCCTATGGGAGCGCTCGCCGCTTAG
- a CDS encoding ferredoxin — protein MQRVSHHLLLCATATKAKCCDSALGAQTWNELKSVVRELNLENTERPEGIVLRSKADCLRVCERGPILLVWPDGIWYADVSPDRVKRIIEQHIIGQQPVEEWILKRTPFETTTGAPSGEI, from the coding sequence ATGCAACGGGTCAGCCATCACCTCCTGCTCTGCGCAACCGCCACCAAAGCCAAATGCTGCGATTCAGCGCTTGGGGCACAAACCTGGAATGAACTGAAGAGCGTTGTTCGCGAACTGAATCTCGAAAACACGGAACGCCCGGAGGGGATTGTTCTGCGCAGCAAAGCCGATTGCCTCAGGGTGTGCGAACGAGGGCCGATTCTTCTGGTCTGGCCAGACGGAATTTGGTACGCCGACGTTTCGCCTGATCGCGTCAAAAGAATCATCGAACAACACATCATCGGCCAACAACCCGTTGAAGAATGGATCCTCAAAAGAACACCATTCGAGACAACCACTGGCGCCCCTTCAGGCGAAATTTGA
- a CDS encoding fatty acid desaturase, producing the protein MAFATATRPANPAPEDSAESILYPSKAELLSALPAELSKLSPVKSWASLAMSSGLSLLAVGLGTLIPLSAAAIPLWLLYGVITGTISMGCWVIAHECGHHAFHPNRRIEGVVGFVLHSILLVPYYSWAHSHAVHHAHCNHLEQGETHVPPRATSPMGRTTEKLKQRLNPTVFGIISLFNHLVIGWQLYLFLGATGGEDYDSPTSHFWNRKRNFNGKRRLFPQSFGKWMLRSNLGLLAIIALLIIASVQFSLLRVLCVYGLPYLVINMWLTTYTWLQHTNTDIPHFSNETWTWSKGALQTVDRPYGPILNLLHHGIGSTHVCHHVNSSIPHYNAWRGTQLLRQRFPELVRYDSTPIHKALWRIATRCGGAVYQNPSDRAFYY; encoded by the coding sequence TTGGCATTTGCAACAGCGACCCGACCCGCAAATCCAGCCCCTGAAGACAGCGCTGAATCAATCCTCTACCCGAGCAAGGCTGAGCTGCTCAGCGCCTTGCCAGCCGAGCTCTCCAAGCTGAGCCCAGTGAAGTCATGGGCGAGCCTGGCCATGTCTTCTGGCCTTTCGCTTCTGGCCGTCGGCCTTGGAACCCTGATTCCGCTCTCGGCAGCCGCCATCCCCCTCTGGCTCCTCTACGGCGTGATCACCGGCACCATCTCGATGGGCTGCTGGGTGATCGCCCATGAATGCGGCCATCACGCCTTCCACCCCAACCGCCGGATTGAAGGCGTTGTGGGCTTTGTGCTGCACAGCATTTTGCTTGTGCCGTACTACAGCTGGGCCCACAGCCACGCGGTTCACCACGCCCACTGCAATCACCTGGAACAGGGAGAAACCCATGTTCCGCCGCGGGCAACATCACCGATGGGGCGAACCACCGAAAAGCTCAAGCAGAGGTTGAATCCCACCGTCTTCGGGATCATTTCTCTGTTCAATCACCTCGTGATTGGCTGGCAGCTTTATCTCTTCCTGGGCGCCACCGGCGGCGAGGACTACGACTCCCCCACCTCTCATTTCTGGAATCGCAAGCGCAATTTCAACGGCAAACGCCGCCTTTTCCCTCAGTCCTTCGGCAAATGGATGCTGCGATCCAACCTGGGATTGCTCGCCATAATTGCCCTGTTGATCATCGCCTCTGTGCAGTTTTCCCTGCTCCGTGTGCTGTGCGTCTATGGCCTGCCCTACCTGGTGATCAACATGTGGCTGACCACCTACACCTGGCTGCAGCACACCAACACCGATATCCCTCACTTCTCCAACGAAACCTGGACTTGGTCGAAGGGTGCCCTGCAAACGGTTGATCGTCCCTACGGGCCCATCCTCAACCTGCTGCACCATGGAATCGGCTCAACCCACGTGTGCCATCACGTGAATTCATCGATTCCGCATTACAACGCCTGGCGTGGAACTCAACTGCTGAGGCAGAGGTTCCCTGAGCTGGTGCGCTACGACTCCACACCGATCCACAAAGCGCTGTGGAGGATTGCCACCCGCTGTGGTGGCGCTGTGTACCAGAACCCAAGCGATCGGGCCTTCTACTACTGA
- a CDS encoding alpha/beta fold hydrolase, whose amino-acid sequence MARGVDNPQLRERLGVPSFEQRWPWIGGDLQTLRDTLREVDLPHDQGVPIEIPVPALPSGAAAAGSLLALLDLPEGDPKGLVLLLHGLGGSSSREGLRRMGVTLQAAGFAVLRLNLRGADPGRHLAGGTYAARCNSDLLPVIARARSLAAGRPLLGAGISLGGTMLLNAALASPGVLDGLFCASSPLDLAACSASIERPRNRVYQRWLLKRLVRQTLADPFGVSADEEAKLQATPPRSIRDFDSAVTAPRWGFADVEAYYREASPLQHLVPACKAMPPTLLLQALDDPWVPASSAMDLAEALPPEAAIRTLFTPRGGHNGFHGRDGCWGDQLAAAWLRDVVAG is encoded by the coding sequence ATGGCCCGCGGCGTGGATAACCCCCAGCTGCGGGAGCGGCTGGGGGTTCCGTCGTTTGAGCAGCGCTGGCCCTGGATTGGCGGTGACCTGCAAACCCTGCGCGACACCCTGCGCGAGGTGGATCTCCCCCACGATCAAGGGGTTCCGATTGAAATTCCCGTGCCAGCCCTGCCCAGTGGAGCGGCGGCTGCCGGGTCGTTGCTGGCCCTGCTCGATCTGCCGGAAGGGGACCCCAAAGGCTTGGTTTTGCTGCTCCATGGGCTGGGTGGATCCAGTTCCCGGGAAGGCCTGAGGCGGATGGGTGTGACGCTCCAGGCCGCCGGTTTTGCAGTGCTGCGCCTCAACCTGCGCGGTGCTGATCCAGGCCGCCACCTTGCGGGTGGCACGTATGCAGCACGCTGCAACAGCGATCTGCTGCCGGTGATTGCTCGGGCCCGAAGCTTGGCGGCGGGTCGCCCACTGCTGGGGGCAGGCATCTCCCTGGGCGGCACGATGCTGCTCAATGCCGCTCTGGCTTCCCCCGGTGTGCTTGATGGCCTCTTCTGTGCCAGCAGTCCCCTGGATCTGGCGGCCTGCAGCGCCTCGATCGAGCGACCGCGCAATCGGGTTTACCAACGCTGGCTGCTCAAGCGGTTGGTGCGTCAGACCCTGGCAGATCCCTTTGGGGTGAGCGCCGACGAGGAAGCCAAGCTGCAGGCGACGCCCCCTCGTTCGATTCGTGATTTCGACAGTGCCGTGACGGCTCCCCGCTGGGGGTTTGCTGATGTGGAGGCCTACTACCGCGAGGCTTCACCCCTGCAGCATCTGGTGCCCGCCTGTAAAGCGATGCCGCCCACCTTGCTGCTGCAGGCCCTGGATGATCCTTGGGTTCCTGCTTCCTCTGCAATGGATCTCGCAGAGGCGCTGCCGCCGGAGGCTGCGATTCGCACCTTGTTCACGCCACGGGGAGGGCACAACGGCTTCCATGGCCGCGACGGCTGCTGGGGCGACCAGCTGGCGGCGGCCTGGCTCAGGGACGTTGTTGCTGGTTAA
- a CDS encoding NAD(P)(+) transhydrogenase (Re/Si-specific) subunit beta — MTDLLKYAIELVAVLLLALGIKGLSKVRSARGANQLAAVAMGLAVLGLLINYLGTSGISIAAWTWIIAGTLVGGVLGAITAQRVPMTSMPETVALFNGCGGMSSLLVALAAALYPAALDAAGPVAVVSIVVSVFVGAITFTGSIVAMAKLQGWLSTPAWMQSKARHAVNIALAVASLVGAVEMLRNADSSTGLWLLVVASGLLGIGVTLPIGGADMPVVISLLNSYSGVAAAAAGFVVGSQLLIVAGAMVGAAGLILTQVMCNGMNRSLVSVLFGGALGATTAAGGGGGEYTNITSCSVEECALTLEAAERVVIVPGYGLAVAQAQHTLREVTRVLESAGIDVAYAIHPVAGRMPGHMNVLLAEADVPYEQLQEMDQINPEFPATDVVLVLGANDVVNPQAKNDPNSPLYGMPVLDVQDARTVFVVKRGMSAGYSGIKNDLFELANTSMLFGDAKKVLGDLLVELKDLGLGKK; from the coding sequence ATGACTGACCTTCTCAAATACGCGATCGAGCTGGTTGCGGTTCTGCTGCTGGCCCTCGGCATCAAAGGTCTCTCCAAGGTGCGTTCCGCCAGGGGCGCCAACCAGCTGGCCGCTGTGGCCATGGGCCTTGCGGTGCTGGGTCTGCTGATCAACTACCTCGGCACCAGCGGCATCAGCATCGCCGCCTGGACCTGGATCATCGCCGGAACGTTGGTGGGTGGTGTGCTCGGCGCCATCACCGCCCAGCGGGTGCCGATGACCTCGATGCCGGAGACGGTCGCCCTCTTCAACGGCTGCGGTGGCATGTCGTCACTGCTGGTGGCTCTGGCTGCTGCGCTTTACCCGGCGGCCCTCGATGCGGCAGGCCCTGTGGCCGTGGTGTCGATCGTTGTCTCCGTGTTCGTGGGTGCGATCACCTTCACCGGCTCGATCGTGGCCATGGCCAAGCTGCAGGGTTGGCTGTCCACGCCGGCTTGGATGCAGAGCAAGGCGCGCCACGCCGTGAATATTGCGCTGGCGGTGGCATCCCTTGTGGGTGCCGTTGAGATGCTGCGCAACGCTGATTCGAGCACGGGCCTCTGGCTGCTGGTGGTGGCCTCCGGGCTGCTGGGAATCGGGGTGACGCTGCCGATCGGCGGCGCCGACATGCCCGTGGTGATCTCCCTGCTGAACAGCTATTCCGGTGTGGCTGCCGCTGCTGCCGGTTTCGTGGTGGGCAGCCAGTTGCTGATCGTGGCCGGCGCCATGGTTGGTGCTGCTGGCCTGATCCTCACCCAGGTGATGTGCAACGGCATGAACCGTTCCCTGGTGTCTGTGCTGTTCGGTGGCGCCCTGGGTGCCACGACCGCTGCAGGCGGTGGCGGCGGTGAATACACCAACATCACCAGCTGCAGTGTTGAGGAGTGCGCTCTCACCCTTGAGGCCGCTGAACGGGTGGTGATTGTTCCGGGCTATGGCTTGGCCGTGGCTCAGGCGCAACACACGCTCAGGGAAGTGACTCGGGTGCTGGAGAGCGCTGGTATCGATGTGGCCTATGCCATTCACCCGGTGGCCGGTCGTATGCCGGGTCACATGAACGTGCTCCTGGCTGAGGCCGATGTGCCCTACGAGCAGCTGCAGGAGATGGATCAGATCAATCCCGAGTTCCCTGCCACCGACGTGGTGTTGGTGCTGGGTGCCAATGATGTGGTCAATCCCCAGGCCAAGAACGACCCCAATTCGCCGCTCTACGGCATGCCCGTTCTGGATGTGCAGGACGCCCGCACGGTGTTCGTGGTGAAACGGGGCATGAGCGCTGGCTACTCCGGCATCAAGAACGATCTGTTCGAGCTGGCCAACACCTCGATGCTGTTCGGCGATGCCAAGAAGGTGCTTGGCGATCTCCTGGTGGAACTCAAGGATCTGGGACTGGGCAAGAAGTGA
- a CDS encoding NAD(P) transhydrogenase subunit alpha, translating into MFVEFLWVLLLGSLLGLELIGKVPPTLHTPLMSGANAISGITVLAALTAIIKAGDNTVLLLLGSVSLGFALFNVIGGFLVTDRMLAMFSRKPARKENR; encoded by the coding sequence ATGTTTGTTGAATTCCTCTGGGTTCTCCTGCTTGGCAGCCTGCTTGGGCTGGAGCTGATCGGCAAGGTTCCCCCCACCCTGCACACTCCTTTGATGAGTGGTGCCAATGCCATCTCGGGCATCACCGTGTTGGCAGCACTCACCGCCATCATCAAAGCCGGCGACAACACCGTGCTGTTGCTGCTCGGTTCCGTCTCGCTGGGCTTTGCCCTGTTCAACGTGATCGGTGGCTTCCTCGTGACCGATCGCATGCTGGCCATGTTCAGCCGCAAGCCTGCTCGCAAGGAGAACCGCTGA
- a CDS encoding Re/Si-specific NAD(P)(+) transhydrogenase subunit alpha: MPRLLIPVESTPGETRVAATPDTVKKFISLGCSVAVECGAGTPSGYLDEAYAEQGADLIEKGDTSAWGQADVLLCVQSPSAATLACLRQGALVVGLLSPYANEELTAALKRSGLSAMALELLPRISRAQSADALSSQANIAGYKSVLLASAALDRYFPMLMTAAGTVQPAKVVILGAGVAGLQAVATARRLGAVVYVSDIRPAVKEQVESLGARFIEPPEMEDKPSESGGYAKQASDAFLAAQRQQLSDQLAEADVAICTAQVPGRRAPRLISEDMLDRMRPGAVVVDLAVAQGGNCADTVPGKTVDRKGVKLIGGNDLPCSVPNHASALYARNLVALLEPTLKDGVLSLDPEDELIAGCLIAQDGTIRRGDVLTPGAN, translated from the coding sequence TTGCCCAGACTTCTGATACCGGTGGAGTCGACACCGGGAGAAACCCGGGTCGCGGCAACGCCGGACACGGTCAAAAAATTCATCTCATTGGGCTGCAGCGTCGCAGTCGAATGCGGAGCCGGTACCCCTTCCGGTTACCTCGATGAGGCCTACGCCGAGCAGGGTGCAGATCTCATTGAGAAAGGAGACACGTCGGCCTGGGGTCAGGCCGACGTTCTCCTCTGCGTTCAATCGCCGAGCGCAGCCACCCTGGCCTGCCTGCGCCAGGGAGCGCTGGTGGTGGGTCTGCTGTCTCCCTACGCCAACGAAGAGCTGACGGCCGCCCTGAAGCGCAGCGGCCTTTCAGCCATGGCGCTCGAGCTGTTGCCCCGGATCAGCCGGGCGCAGTCCGCCGATGCGCTGTCTTCCCAGGCCAACATCGCGGGCTACAAGTCTGTGCTGCTGGCCTCCGCCGCGCTGGACCGTTACTTCCCGATGCTGATGACGGCGGCGGGCACCGTTCAGCCGGCCAAGGTGGTGATTCTTGGAGCCGGTGTGGCCGGCCTTCAGGCCGTGGCCACGGCGCGCCGTCTGGGTGCTGTCGTGTACGTCAGTGACATCAGACCTGCGGTGAAGGAGCAGGTGGAATCCCTCGGCGCCCGTTTCATTGAGCCTCCGGAAATGGAGGACAAGCCTTCGGAATCCGGTGGCTATGCCAAACAGGCCTCCGATGCCTTCCTGGCGGCCCAGCGTCAGCAGCTGTCGGATCAGCTGGCGGAGGCCGACGTGGCCATCTGCACCGCCCAGGTGCCCGGCCGCCGCGCTCCGCGTCTGATCAGCGAGGACATGCTCGATCGGATGCGCCCCGGCGCGGTGGTGGTGGATCTGGCCGTGGCCCAGGGCGGCAACTGTGCCGACACCGTTCCTGGCAAGACCGTGGATCGCAAGGGTGTGAAGCTGATCGGTGGTAACGACCTGCCCTGCAGTGTTCCCAATCACGCCAGTGCGCTCTACGCCCGCAACCTCGTGGCTCTGCTGGAGCCCACCTTGAAGGACGGCGTCCTCAGCCTTGATCCCGAGGATGAACTGATCGCCGGCTGTCTGATCGCCCAGGACGGCACCATCCGTCGTGGCGATGTCCTTACCCCAGGTGCCAACTGA
- a CDS encoding EF-1 guanine nucleotide exchange domain-containing protein, whose protein sequence is MGLSAIECPDGLCHSHHGGHAVERETMQSTLQLHGKDWCERLAERIYEISVDTFSQSVMPSLHTAGWQRRHLDWEFKLNDGESEPDRTLVDGMINATESFLRSSEVHRLFIQELVQGTFAEAENDDLRIQAVRTLVETEIVAMLEEHKEELLDRLAQQLLDTAKGDFTAARSASEEALKEVEHLVVNHAEAL, encoded by the coding sequence ATGGGCCTCAGCGCAATCGAGTGTCCGGACGGCCTCTGCCACAGCCACCACGGTGGCCATGCCGTTGAACGAGAAACCATGCAGTCCACCCTCCAGTTGCACGGCAAAGACTGGTGTGAACGGCTGGCGGAGCGGATTTATGAAATCTCCGTCGACACCTTTTCGCAAAGCGTGATGCCGAGCCTGCACACGGCCGGCTGGCAGCGACGCCATCTCGACTGGGAGTTCAAGCTCAACGACGGCGAGAGCGAACCCGATCGCACCCTGGTGGACGGGATGATCAACGCCACGGAAAGCTTCCTGCGCAGCAGCGAGGTGCACCGCCTGTTCATCCAGGAACTCGTGCAGGGCACCTTCGCGGAGGCCGAAAACGACGACCTGCGCATTCAGGCGGTGCGCACCTTGGTGGAGACCGAGATCGTGGCGATGCTTGAGGAGCACAAAGAGGAGCTGCTGGATCGGCTCGCTCAGCAGCTGCTGGACACCGCCAAGGGGGATTTCACGGCAGCTCGCTCCGCCTCGGAGGAGGCCTTGAAGGAGGTGGAGCACCTGGTGGTTAACCACGCCGAAGCGCTCTGA